The genomic window CTGGCTATTGACAATATATTTTTGACTAGAGAATACCTAGAAATTTTAGAGAAATCATCACCAACCAATATGATTTGTCATTTTATTGGATTATTTCATAAAGAAGACCTAGTTGGAATTGCACTTTCTCAATTTTTGAATTTGAATCAATTAGAATCTTTTGGAAACCGAGATAAGTGTATAAAAACAGCCGTTAGAAACACTGTTTTTAAGAATTTTATTTCTCATATTTTAATTATTGGAAACAATATGCTTACCGGTCAAAATGCTTTTGCTTTTGCTGAAACAATTGACCCTATTCAAGGATTGAAAACCTTAAAAAAAGCTTCAGAAAAATTAAAAATTATCTTTAAAAACAAAGGTTTAAAAGTACACATCACGACTTTTAAAGATTTTGCTACCGAAGAAACTACCGCATTTCATCAAGCTGGATTTCAAAAACATTTTCAGTACTGTACCCAACCCAATATGTTATTTGATATTCCGAATCAATGGAAATCAGAACAAGATTATATTGAAGCTTTATCAAAAAAATACAGAGACCAATACAAACGTGCTCGCAAAAAAGCCGAAGGTATCGAAAAAAGAAAAATGCACTTGGACGACATTATCAAGCATGAAGTAACCATTTATGATTTATACTATCATGTAGCCAAAAATGCGCACTTTAACACCTTTTTCCTAGCCAAAAACCACTTCAGAATTTTTAAGGAACTACTAAAAGATAAATTTCTTTTTTACGGCTATTTCCTGGATGAAAGACTAATTGGTTTCAATACCTTAATTAAAAACGGAAATGTAATGGATACTTATTTTCTGGGCTATGACGAGAGTATTCAACGAGAAAAAATGTTGTATTTGAATATGCTCTACGATATGGTTGCCTATTCTATCAACAAAGGCTTTAAGGAAATTATTTTTGCCCGAACAGCCTTGGAAATCAAAAGTTCTATCGGAGCCAAACCACAAGAAATGTATGGTTTTGCCAAACATAGCAATCCAGTTGCCGATATGGTTTTTGAAAAAGCGTTCAATTATCTAGAACCAAAAGTCGATTGGAAAGAGCGAAATCCGTTTAAATAATACGGATTTTCGAGGTTCAACTTTGTCAAAGTTTTGAACTTTGACAAAGTTGATTACGGAACTGCTACTTTCATTTGCTTATGCAAAATGTGAATTTCTAATTCATTTTGGGCTCCACAATATTCCCCATCAATTTGAAAATTAACTTGCCTGTCTGTTTTTATGGTTGCTTTTTCAGTCGAAATGATGACAATATCATCCGAATCGATTGGCATATTCCCTGTAATAATTTTGCCCAACAACAATAAATCAAGGCTTTTCAAAATAATTAATTCAAATTTTCCGTCGCTCATACTTCCGTTTGGATTGATGGTTACACCAGTTCCATATTTCTGTGAATTGGCAATAACAATCATCCTCGCCGTATGTTCAACCGTTTCATTATTGGCAGTTATTGAAGCTACAAAAGGCTCTTCGGCATCCTTCAAGGTCGTAAAAGCTTGCATAGCATAACCCCAAAAACCTCTCAAATCGCTCTCTTCATAGTTCTTGACCAAGTCCGCATTCAAGCCAATATCACTCAAGTGAATACTTTTTTTACCATTAATGGCAATCATATCCATTTCGATATAATGGTTCTGAAATGCTATTTTTAAATTCTCTTCTAATGTAGAAGGCAAATTCAAATCGACAGACAATCCATTGGCAGAACCAGCAGGCAAAATCCCAATAATAATATCGTGTGTTTCCATCGCTTCGGCCACCATTTTGATAGTTCCATCGCCCCCAGCCACAACAATTCGTTCGGGATTAAATTTGCCATAAAGTGATTGTATAGCTGCACAATCTTTCTCTCCAGTAGTTTCATAAACCACTAAATTAAAATTGTTTACAGTAGCAAATTCCTGAACAGCATCCAGCAAATCGGTTTTATCCAAGTCTCCAGAAATGGGATTTACAACGAAAATGATATTCTTTTTCAAAATTTTAGGTTTAAAATCGATTTAAAATAATTAATTTACAACGTCTATAAAAGTACACAATAATGAAACCAATTTTACAATTATATCGAGGTTATGCCAATGAACAAGAATTAATTGTAATGGGACACGTTTTCAAAACCGAATACGATTATGATTTTCAGAAAAAAAACTTTAAAAATGCTCGCTCGATAGTACATCTTTTTAGGGTAAAAACGATTAAAAATTTTGATGTTTATCTCCAATTTGGCGAATCTGAAATTCACACCAAAACATTAGACGATGGTTATTTTAAGTTTTGTATTCCGCTTGAAAAAGAATTCAATTTTGGCTGGATGGAATATCAAATAAGTATAAAATACGAAAATACGATTACTACATCAACTGGGAGTTTTATTAGACCGCACAAGGGAAATCTAGGAATTATATCGGATATTGACGACACTTTTTTAGTTTCGCACACGCATAATTTCTTCAAAAAATTATATATTTTATTATTTAGAAACGTCAATAGTCGCAAGATTTTTAAAGATGTTGTTCCGCATTATCAAGCCTTGAGTTCCGCTGGAAGAAACAATAAAGAAGAAGAAAATGCCTTTTTTTATATTTCCAGTAGCGAGTGGAATTTGTATCGTTTTATTGTGAAATTTACCAAAATTCATCAACTACCAAGAGCTGTTATTTTATTGAAAGATATTAAAACCGGACTGGCTGATTTTTTGATGAGTGGCAGAGGCAATCACAATCATAAATTCGAGAAAATAAAACACGTTTTAGAATTTTACCCTCATTTGAAGTATGTATTACTGGGAGATGATTCGCAACACGATCCTTTTTTATACGAACAAATTTGCAAAATATTTCCCGTGACTGTAAAAGCTGTTTATATCAGACAAACTGGTAAAAACAAAAAAGAAACCACGATTAAAATTCTAAAAAATTTAGAAAATCTCGAAGTTTCTGTTTGTTATTTTAAAGACAGTAGCGAAGCTATTGCCCATTCTAAAGCTATTGGGCTGATTTTATAAACCCGCATTATCAATTTCTTCCTGAACTATTTCCCAATCCAAAAGCAGTTGATCTAAATCAGCTTTTTTCTTATTGTAAGCGGTGAAAAATTTGGCATCTTCAATATGTTTGTCATAATTAGAAGTCAGCATTTTATCGTCGTGCTGAATGTCTTTTTCTAATTGCTTGATCTGACTTTCGATTTTGCTCAATTTATTTTGAAGTGCTTTTCCTTTTTTCTGATCTTCATACGAAGCTTTGTTACTTTCCTTTGGAGCAGCTGCTTTTGCGGCATCTTTTTTCTCCACTTCACGCATATTTTCTAGGTTGCGTTGTTCCAAAAAGTAATTAACATCTCCTAAATATTCTTTGATTTTTTGGTCTTTGAATTCGTAAACAATATTCGACATCCCTTGAAGAAAATCCCTGTCGTGAGAAACCAAAAGCAAGGTTCCTTCATATTTTTGCAAAGCAGCTTTCAGCACATTTTTGGACTTAATATCCAAGTGATTCGTAGGCTCATCCATCACCAAAACGTTGATGGGCTGCAAAAGCAATTTACAAAGCGCCAAACGGTTTCTTTCTCCTCCAGAAAGCACTTTTACTTTCTTTTCGACATCATCGCCACGAAACAAGAAAGAACCTAGCATATCACGCACTTTCGAACGATTGGTATCCGTTGCGGCATCTTCCATAGTTCGCAATAAGGTAATTTCTCCGTCTAAATATTCGGCTTGGTTTTGAGCAAAATAACCCAATTGCACATTATGACCCAATTTGATACTTCCTTCAAATTCGAATTCGTTGACAATGGCTTTAATAAAAGTTGATTTTCCTTGCCCATTTTGACCCACAAAAGCAATCTTACTTCCACGTTCTACCAAAAGGGAAATATCTTTCAGAATCGTTTTATCGCCATAAGCTTTGGTTACTTTATCCGCTTCTACCACTACTCTTCCTGGCTCTTTTGAAAGCGGAAACGAAATATTCATCACGGAATTATCATCTTCATCAACCTCAATGCGTTCTACTTTATCCAATTTCTTGATAAGCGATTGCGCCATCGATGCTTTAGAAGCTTTGGCACGGAATTTCTCGATTAATTTCTCCGTTTCTTCTATTTTTTTGGCTTGGTTTTTCTGTGTAGCCAATTGCTTTTCACGAATTTCGTGACGCAATAATAAATATTCCGAATACGGTTTGTTGAAATCGTAAGCTTTACCTAAAGAAATTTCTATAGTTCTATTAGTTACATTATCCAAAAACATTTTATCGTGCGAAACAATCACAACTACACCAGGATAATTTCTCAAAAAACTTTCCAGCCAGATGATACTCTCAATATCCAAGTGATTCGTAGGTTCATCCAGAAGCAAAACATCATTAGCTTGTAACAACAATTTAGCTAATTCGATACGCATTCTCCAACCACCAGAAAAAGTTTCGGTTTGGTTATTGAAAACTTCTCTTTTGAAACCCAATCCAATTAGAATTTTTTCTGTATCACCCACATAATTATAACCACCTAATAAATCGAAACGATGCGTATAATCCGATAAATCTTCAATAATTTGACTGTACTCTTCACTTTCATAATCAGTTCGGGTTACCAACTGATGATTGATTTCTTCTAATTTTTTTTCTACAATCTTAATATCTGTAAACGCTTCATATGCTTCTTCCAATACCGTTCTTCCTTGTTCAAAATCGATGTCCTGACGCAAAAATCCCATTCGAACTTCTTTCTCTTGAGAAATAACTCCTGAATCAGGAGCAAAATCTTTGGCCAAGATTTTCAACATAGTCGATTTTCCCGCTCCGTTCTTTCCAACAAGTCCAACACGGTCTCCAGCACCCAATCGGAAGGTTACTTCTTCAAACAAATAGGTTCCTCCAAAAGAGACAGATAAATTATGTATATTAAGCATTTATTGATTTTAGTATTTGTAAATTTGTAGCTCCAAAAAAGGAAAAAATTAATTTTTTGCAAATGTTAAAAAAAGGATCCAAATTAAATAGTATTTTAACAGGAAGTTGTCCTAGATGTCAGAATGAGAGTATGTATTTGGATAAAAATCCGTTACATTTTTCGAAATTGATTAAAATGCACGAAAGATGCAGTCATTGTGATTTGAAATATGAAATAGAACCTTCTTTTTTTTATGGAGCAATGTATGTTAGTTACGGACTGAATGTTGGATTAAGCATAGCTACTTTTATTGTTTCTTATTTATTTTTGGAAACCAGTATAAAAACTTCTTTTATCGCTATTCTTGTTGCTAATATTCTATTATTTCCATTTGTTTTGAGATGGTCGAGGAATATTTACATCAATTTGTTTGTTTCTTATGATAAGAAATTCAAATAGTATTAATTGTATTGAACCGTCTTTTTATCTCCATTTTTCATTAAAATGCTTACAGAATTTGACTCTTTTGAATAATTAATTTTCTTCACAGGAAGCAATTCGTCGTTTGTCCATTTTTCTCCTGACTTTTTCCAAAGCATCAAAGTAGCCAAAATTTCGGGATTGTCTTTTTGAGGAATAAAATTATGATTGAGATTGATTACCGTACTCTCATTGGCAACAGGATGTAAATCTTTTGCTTTTACCACTTCGGTTTTATCCCAACCTAAAAGCGGAATCATTGCCAATTGGTATTTGCCATTATCAATAATTGTAGCTTGGTGTCCTTTAATTTTTTTGACTGTGGTTTTTATTTCAGCATCTAACTTTGGCAAAGCATAATGTCCCAATCGCATTTCAATTGAATCGGTGCTGTTATTTCTATCTACTCTCAAAATGCCATTAGACAAAGGAATATCAGCTAAATTAAATTGGATATTATTATTGGTTTCTAAAACTACATCACGGTAATAAATGCCTTCTTCGAACTTTTTGAATGTGTACAAACGAAATGCTTCCCATTCTTTTTTACTGTTTTTGATAACATAGTTCATTGCTACTTCTCCGTTTTTACCATCGGCTTGCCAAGGAAAAGCACTGTTATAGGATAAGCGGTTGTAATTTTCTGTTGATCTGTATTTTTGCCAATCGTCTTTTACTTTTGCATTGCACCAAGCTCTCAATTCAGCAGCACCAATATTCGGATAATCCGTAATCAAAATTTCGGACTGTTTTTGAAATTTATTATAAACCTTATCTTTTTCCAATTCCTTTTCCCAAGGTCCTTCGTTTTCAGTGGCTGTCCAAAACGGATTATTGTCAGGAACCATCAAACCTACAAAAGCTTTTCCCATCCAATACACACTTCCACGACAACTATAAACTTGTACAGCTGGTTCAAAAGCACCGTAAAATCCTAGAGTAGGAACATTGTCTTTCATGAAATCAGGATTTTGCAAAAACTGTTGTAACACACCCGATGATATTCTTCGCATCCATCCAAAATTGGTATTTTTAGTATCCGATTCAAATCCCATTAATGGAAATGGAATTATAGAACCTATACGATAACTAATGCTACGTCCCCACATAATCATTTCTCCGTTTCGACTGAACATATAGGGGTAATTGTTTTTTACATCTTTGAAATTATTCTCAAACTTGACGGCAAATTCTGGATAATATTGTTTTCCAATATACTCTGACCACAACATTCCATACATTTGAAAAGCCCACATACTGTAATAATCATAAGCTGGATTGTCGTTATACCAACCATCGCCACGATAATGATCTAATGATTTTTGGAGATAATCCAGCATCAAAGGTTCATTTACAGCATAGCCTTTGGATTTGAAAAAACTCATTACAAAAATGTTGAAAAATTTCCAGTTAGAAGGCACGGTTGGTCCATCGCCATAACTCAACATTGTTTTGGCAAGAGCATCTTTTTCGGTTTGAGGCAAAGGATCCCAAAGTATTTCGGGAGCAATCAACATCGACACGGACAAAGCACCAAACTCGACTAAATTTTGGTTTGGCCCACCGTTTTTAGAACGAGGAACGATATAAGATGGACTAGCTGAATTAATCAACAATCCCATTTGATAGCGATAATAATCGGCCACTTTTATGTTGTTGATGACCAAATTAGGATTGTCTTTCAATAATGGAGCTGCTACGAATAAGGTTCGGCATAATCCTTCTAGTTTTTCTGTAGGTACTTTTGACTCGTCTTTTGGATAACTAACTCCCGGTTGTTTAGGAAACTGCATCGGATCATCCAACTTATGAATGTATGAAAAAGCACCTTCTAACAAATACAAAGCAGCATCTTTCCAGTGTTGTTTTGTCATTCCCGTGTGAGGACTTAAGTCGTAATTGGGATTTACGATTTTGAAGACGTTAGTTTCACTTGCTTTTTCTTGAGCTAGAATTGGCAAACAAATCAAAAATGACAGTACCAATATAATATTTTTTTTCATAATGCTAATTTACAAAACTTAAACAACCAAGATTCACTACCCTTTTTTTACCAATCTTTTTATATCAATTTCTTTGTCTAATGGTTTTTGGTATTCAATATTTTCAAACAATGCTTTTGCCATTGCTGGACCTAACATCACGCCACGAGTTCCTAAACCATTAAGAATATGTATTGAATTGTGATTTGGATGTGTGCCAATTAAAGGCCTTCTGTCTTTAACCGTTGGTCGAACACCTGCTAGATGCGAGACAATCTCAAAATCACAATTGATTACCTCTTTTATTTTTTCGATTAATTCTGATTTGCCTGCTTCGGATGGCAAATCTGTTTTATCATTCCAATCGTAAGTAGCTCCAATTTTGAACAAATCGTTTCCCAGTGGCAAAATGAATACACTCGCATTCACAATAACATCCAACTTTAATTTCGGTGCTTTGATAACGAACAATTCTCCTTTCGTACCGTCTAAAGGCAAATGTTTGAAATAAGGATTAGCATGCATGCCAAAACCTTCTGCAAAAACTATATGTTTCGCCTGAATGTCCTTATATCGAATTCCATTGGATTCTTCTTGTAAAAGAGAATAATCGAAAGCTTCGTCAATAAACATTTCATTTTTTAAAAGATAGCTCTTGTATTGAATTAATAACGATGCCGAATCCAGATAACCCGTTTGCAAAACTTCGCCATAACCAAAAGGCGAATCAATTGATTCGAACTTTTTTGAAATTAAATTGGTGGATAGAAAGGGTGCTAGATTAGGTTTATCCGAAGCTGTAAACCAATTATTTTGTTCTTCAATAGAAAAAAACTTTCTTAAAATTGGCATTTTCACATCCAGTCTATTATTTAATCTTTTTTCTAAAGCGATAAAAAAATCATTCATAAGCAGCAAATGTTCTTTGGCTTGAGCGACTTCAGAAAATCGTTTTAGTATAACGGGATTGTATAATCCCGCTGCAATTTTGGAAGAATTCTGCGAATTATTATCAAATACTACAATAGATCTGTTGTTTTGCAAGGCAACTTCAGCAAAAGAAATTCCAGCTAATCCAGAACCTACAATTATATAATCTATCATTTGATGTGGGAAGTTTGAAGTTGAAGTTTAGTATAAACAAAGAACTCTCGCTTTATGAGCAAGAGTTCTTTGTTTTAAATGTATGAGAATTTAGTAATTCCACATGTCTTCTTCGAAGTCACGGATTTTGTCTTTTACTCTTTCCGCTTCAAGCAATTGATTTTGAGCATTATCTTTCATATAACTCGTGATTGTTCTATCGCCATACACATTTTCTTCTTGATAAATTACAGCATTGAAACGTCTGGAATTTAAGATTTGATCGAAAGAAATAGGCATTGCCGAATTCTTATCATTGAAAGATTTGGCTTCATGGAGTACCTCTCTTGCTGCTGGGAAAAATACCCAAAACAATTCGATATAATCTTTCTCATCATTATTCATAGTATAAACATCTGGAGTTACTGGACAAATTCCAAGTAATCTGTATTTCAATTCGCTTTGACGCTTGTCAAAATACCAATATCCTTTTATTTTATACTGCGTTACATCTTGAGAAGTAAGATCTTGTTGCACAATATATTCTGGTGAAATTTTTTGTCCAGCATTTATTTGTTCTCTACCAGCATCTGTGGTGTCAATTCGAGTCAAAGAAGCTTTAATGTCTTTGAATGATTTTTTAGTATTGAAATAACTATCCGAATACACTTCTGAAATTTCTCCGCTTTTGATGGCTCTTGTCAAAACATCATATAACGAACGTCTGTCAGAACCAATGTTAGCAGTATCAATAGGAAAATACAAAGGAAAATTAATTCTTTCACTTAAATCAATGATTTCCCATACTGTTTTTCCCATCAAAACATCTCTATCGTCAACATAGCCATATTCTAATGGT from Flavobacterium eburneipallidum includes these protein-coding regions:
- the abc-f gene encoding ribosomal protection-like ABC-F family protein, whose protein sequence is MLNIHNLSVSFGGTYLFEEVTFRLGAGDRVGLVGKNGAGKSTMLKILAKDFAPDSGVISQEKEVRMGFLRQDIDFEQGRTVLEEAYEAFTDIKIVEKKLEEINHQLVTRTDYESEEYSQIIEDLSDYTHRFDLLGGYNYVGDTEKILIGLGFKREVFNNQTETFSGGWRMRIELAKLLLQANDVLLLDEPTNHLDIESIIWLESFLRNYPGVVVIVSHDKMFLDNVTNRTIEISLGKAYDFNKPYSEYLLLRHEIREKQLATQKNQAKKIEETEKLIEKFRAKASKASMAQSLIKKLDKVERIEVDEDDNSVMNISFPLSKEPGRVVVEADKVTKAYGDKTILKDISLLVERGSKIAFVGQNGQGKSTFIKAIVNEFEFEGSIKLGHNVQLGYFAQNQAEYLDGEITLLRTMEDAATDTNRSKVRDMLGSFLFRGDDVEKKVKVLSGGERNRLALCKLLLQPINVLVMDEPTNHLDIKSKNVLKAALQKYEGTLLLVSHDRDFLQGMSNIVYEFKDQKIKEYLGDVNYFLEQRNLENMREVEKKDAAKAAAPKESNKASYEDQKKGKALQNKLSKIESQIKQLEKDIQHDDKMLTSNYDKHIEDAKFFTAYNKKKADLDQLLLDWEIVQEEIDNAGL
- a CDS encoding GNAT family N-acetyltransferase, with product MDTIYSFKIYNSTSSLPLEWNSLAIDNIFLTREYLEILEKSSPTNMICHFIGLFHKEDLVGIALSQFLNLNQLESFGNRDKCIKTAVRNTVFKNFISHILIIGNNMLTGQNAFAFAETIDPIQGLKTLKKASEKLKIIFKNKGLKVHITTFKDFATEETTAFHQAGFQKHFQYCTQPNMLFDIPNQWKSEQDYIEALSKKYRDQYKRARKKAEGIEKRKMHLDDIIKHEVTIYDLYYHVAKNAHFNTFFLAKNHFRIFKELLKDKFLFYGYFLDERLIGFNTLIKNGNVMDTYFLGYDESIQREKMLYLNMLYDMVAYSINKGFKEIIFARTALEIKSSIGAKPQEMYGFAKHSNPVADMVFEKAFNYLEPKVDWKERNPFK
- the gldN gene encoding gliding motility protein GldN, with product MNVRNFSLVIIAILGSISSYAQPNLLNAKIPEEIGMKSAAQLNADNDKPLEYGYVDDRDVLMGKTVWEIIDLSERINFPLYFPIDTANIGSDRRSLYDVLTRAIKSGEISEVYSDSYFNTKKSFKDIKASLTRIDTTDAGREQINAGQKISPEYIVQQDLTSQDVTQYKIKGYWYFDKRQSELKYRLLGICPVTPDVYTMNNDEKDYIELFWVFFPAAREVLHEAKSFNDKNSAMPISFDQILNSRRFNAVIYQEENVYGDRTITSYMKDNAQNQLLEAERVKDKIRDFEEDMWNY
- a CDS encoding DUF983 domain-containing protein; amino-acid sequence: MLKKGSKLNSILTGSCPRCQNESMYLDKNPLHFSKLIKMHERCSHCDLKYEIEPSFFYGAMYVSYGLNVGLSIATFIVSYLFLETSIKTSFIAILVANILLFPFVLRWSRNIYINLFVSYDKKFK
- a CDS encoding App1 family protein codes for the protein MKPILQLYRGYANEQELIVMGHVFKTEYDYDFQKKNFKNARSIVHLFRVKTIKNFDVYLQFGESEIHTKTLDDGYFKFCIPLEKEFNFGWMEYQISIKYENTITTSTGSFIRPHKGNLGIISDIDDTFLVSHTHNFFKKLYILLFRNVNSRKIFKDVVPHYQALSSAGRNNKEEENAFFYISSSEWNLYRFIVKFTKIHQLPRAVILLKDIKTGLADFLMSGRGNHNHKFEKIKHVLEFYPHLKYVLLGDDSQHDPFLYEQICKIFPVTVKAVYIRQTGKNKKETTIKILKNLENLEVSVCYFKDSSEAIAHSKAIGLIL
- a CDS encoding DUF2264 domain-containing protein, yielding MKKNIILVLSFLICLPILAQEKASETNVFKIVNPNYDLSPHTGMTKQHWKDAALYLLEGAFSYIHKLDDPMQFPKQPGVSYPKDESKVPTEKLEGLCRTLFVAAPLLKDNPNLVINNIKVADYYRYQMGLLINSASPSYIVPRSKNGGPNQNLVEFGALSVSMLIAPEILWDPLPQTEKDALAKTMLSYGDGPTVPSNWKFFNIFVMSFFKSKGYAVNEPLMLDYLQKSLDHYRGDGWYNDNPAYDYYSMWAFQMYGMLWSEYIGKQYYPEFAVKFENNFKDVKNNYPYMFSRNGEMIMWGRSISYRIGSIIPFPLMGFESDTKNTNFGWMRRISSGVLQQFLQNPDFMKDNVPTLGFYGAFEPAVQVYSCRGSVYWMGKAFVGLMVPDNNPFWTATENEGPWEKELEKDKVYNKFQKQSEILITDYPNIGAAELRAWCNAKVKDDWQKYRSTENYNRLSYNSAFPWQADGKNGEVAMNYVIKNSKKEWEAFRLYTFKKFEEGIYYRDVVLETNNNIQFNLADIPLSNGILRVDRNNSTDSIEMRLGHYALPKLDAEIKTTVKKIKGHQATIIDNGKYQLAMIPLLGWDKTEVVKAKDLHPVANESTVINLNHNFIPQKDNPEILATLMLWKKSGEKWTNDELLPVKKINYSKESNSVSILMKNGDKKTVQYN
- a CDS encoding NAD(P)/FAD-dependent oxidoreductase, giving the protein MIDYIIVGSGLAGISFAEVALQNNRSIVVFDNNSQNSSKIAAGLYNPVILKRFSEVAQAKEHLLLMNDFFIALEKRLNNRLDVKMPILRKFFSIEEQNNWFTASDKPNLAPFLSTNLISKKFESIDSPFGYGEVLQTGYLDSASLLIQYKSYLLKNEMFIDEAFDYSLLQEESNGIRYKDIQAKHIVFAEGFGMHANPYFKHLPLDGTKGELFVIKAPKLKLDVIVNASVFILPLGNDLFKIGATYDWNDKTDLPSEAGKSELIEKIKEVINCDFEIVSHLAGVRPTVKDRRPLIGTHPNHNSIHILNGLGTRGVMLGPAMAKALFENIEYQKPLDKEIDIKRLVKKG
- a CDS encoding diacylglycerol/lipid kinase family protein; translated protein: MKKNIIFVVNPISGDLDKTDLLDAVQEFATVNNFNLVVYETTGEKDCAAIQSLYGKFNPERIVVAGGDGTIKMVAEAMETHDIIIGILPAGSANGLSVDLNLPSTLEENLKIAFQNHYIEMDMIAINGKKSIHLSDIGLNADLVKNYEESDLRGFWGYAMQAFTTLKDAEEPFVASITANNETVEHTARMIVIANSQKYGTGVTINPNGSMSDGKFELIILKSLDLLLLGKIITGNMPIDSDDIVIISTEKATIKTDRQVNFQIDGEYCGAQNELEIHILHKQMKVAVP